The sequence CCTTTGATGAAATCTTCGTATTATCAAACGGCGCCTGCACCATCTTGTAGAAGTTTTGATGATGTAATCGATGAGCGTCCGTTATTAAGCCCTCCACTTCCATCACACCATATCGTCTCCTCTCCTAGGTGAGACGGGGAAAGATGTTCGTACGTCAACAGTTCCCGGTTGTGGGCTAGGCCTAGGAGGTGAAACTTGCAAGATGTTTCCGATATCAGATAGATAAGGTTCAGTAGAGTGGTTTTCATTTGGGGTCGTTCGCGCAAGATGTGATGAAGCAGGCTTGTTCAGTGAAAACGATGGGCTTCGGCGTCCAGAGTCGCTAGATATAAATGGCCCGATACTCATAGAACTCCTAAACAGGGGGAAATTGTCAGAGACGAGATAGTTAACGGTGGGGTCTCATAGGAATGATACGAACGATTCATCTGGCTTTGAAACAGTAGACATAGTCGTGGTGTCTTCGGACTTCCCTCtaaaaattattcttgtccGGCTTCCAAGGGATCCGCCTTTGCTCCTAGAAGAGCCGTGCCCAGAGCCCATGATATGAGGATGTTGAAGACCAGGAAAGAGTCGTCCAAGGCCAAGTTTGAGGAGAAACGATCGATACATGAGAGTGGCATCTTTTCCAAAGCCAAAGAAAGCGAACAACAAAAATCCAGCAGTAACATGAATCCAACGATCGAAGAATACTTTACCCCCCATTGGATACTTTTCTATAACCTGCCATTCTGGCCCGTGCACTTCAGCCCATGAGAATGGCAGCAAAGGCCCGAATCCGGTGATATTAAAGAAGAGAACGTAAATCTGGACGGGATAACTTCCGAGAAGCAGGACCATAGAAAGTATAAAGAGCCTCATGAACCTTGACTTATTTGTGGAGCTGCTGACTGAGATAATGTAATTGAATTCACGCTTGTACTTGATAAGGCGATATACAACAATCACTGCGAGCAAGGTTAGCTACACTCGTCTGTGCTAGGGCTTCCTTAGCTTACCTGCATATACTACAGCAACTGTAAGTACAAGTGGCGCCCACATGTGATTGACGATAATACTAGGCCAACTGCTGATGTAGGAAGGCATGCAGCCGACAATAGCATAAATGAAATATCGCCTTTCTTGGACGATATAGTGAATCGCCATGACGAATGCTGGAATTATCACACAGAAGGAAATATCGAACGCAAGAGTTCgtcttttctctcctttGCTTGGCATGATGGTAGCATGCTCGGTGTCCAGGACCTTTGCCAGTGATCGAAATATACATGCCAATGGGCCCGCAATTCCGACGCCTGCTCCAGTTATGAGTTTGGCTTGGATATCGCAATATCCTCGGCCATCCCACCACGAAGGTATATCATCGGTAGGCCAGACCAGTGGATTAATAAAGTTGAAGATATTTTGAACGATAAGCCAGACCGTCAAACATACTGCGGGGAAGTTCTTATTCCTCGAGTGCCAGAGCAAAGGCGGAAAGCAAACGAGGATAGAGAGGAAGGCGAATACTGAAAGGGCAACCCCTTCCGGAGATCTCTCGAGGGAAGGCTGAATTTCCGACATTGTGCGAGGACGTTATGTGGGCGAGGAGAGATGGAGATAAATGACAATGAACGAAGAGAAGGCCCGGGACATATGACAAGTAGGCCTCTAGAGTTCAGAAGAATGATATCCGACTGACTTGGGGCTGCGGAAAAAGATGATTTCTGCAAGCTGGGATGCCAGCAGTCTTATAGATCGATGGCAGCGTGCCTGTTAAGCAAAGATCATCAACGTGCAGAGACAACAAAAGCAGAAGCGTCAATCGCCCAGGCGCAGTGACAATGAAAGGAGATCTACTCCAAAACCTGAATCtagagaggaagagagaagagagaacgGCTGCATGGGCCATGCTGGTAGGCCTCGGGACAGCAATCAGCTCTATATGCAACACGGTTGGGGCAGGCATGTTTCCAATAGTTGAATTGAGGCGGCAGCTTCCTATACAGGGCCTCAATAACGAGAATGCAGAAGTAAAAATAAATCAGCAAGCAAAATGAATAGAATGACGCTGCGAGGGATGCACACGCCAAGTGGTGTTGGAGGCCCACTACGGGTGGTGGGCGGAGTCTAACCCGATTTGGGTATCAATAAGGAGCAAATGACAGTCAGCGAACTTCACATCTTGCCTTGTAGATCAGCAGCAAGGAAGCAAACCCGGACGCTCATGCTGTGAACAGAGCTGCAGAATAGAATTCTCATTCGCCATTATCTGATCAGTGCACTCTGGCTGGCGCTTGGGGGAAAACCCGCACCCCCAGCAAACAATTTGAATACAATGCTTTTTTCGGCTTCTGTGAAGCAAAAAAGGGACAAGGTTAATAATGTTGAGAAACGCACCAGCCATCATCGCTGACACCCGAAGTCAGGAGAGCCTGGCAAGAATTGGCTGTTTGATATGCAGCATGTCCACGGCGCCCACCAAGGCTTGCCTAGGGATTGCACCAAGACATGTAGGTTGTTTGCTATTGGCAATCAACAAGACACATTAGTTAAAATAAATTCTAGACGGGTGAAAGACCCAGACGTAGGAAGCATTTTCCACGAGATTTGGGGAGTCCAAAAGGTTGAAGCAGTTCAGGGCCATCCGATACATCgcacaagaaaaagaaaagcccaAGCAAACAAAGGCATTGCAATAAGAAAGCCAAGTCACTTCATTCAGCAAGCACAGAAGCTTTCTCGCCTAGAGGGAAAACAGAGACACAGAGCATATAGAGAACCCTATGAAGGTCAGATTCATTTGGTCTGACAGGTGTAGCTGGTCAATCACCAGCTTGTAGACATATGGAGCGCATTCGTCGGCCTAAACGGCTACAAACAACGGTTCTTTCTGCTGATATTCAACCCTTTTCTCCATTGTGATAAATAGGCCGTGCAAGTAGGGCCCCAAAAAAAGGTTGAAGCAGTTCGGGGCCCTGATCAACGCCTGAGATCCGATACATCGCCGTCATCGTCAGGCGTAGGGACAGCGGCAGCTATTCAGGACCCGACAGTCCGGGCGTGGGCGCTTAAAATTACCTCGCCATCCTCGTCCTGGTGTTCGCATCACGTCAAGGGCCGGGGTCGATGGAGGTTGAATTTAAGCTTGTTTTGGTTGGCCGCGGAAGTGGGTCGCGCCGTGGTCTAAAAATGGAAAGGCTTGGCACCACATGACCAATGGGCGTCATCGGTCGCGCGCCCTCCCGCATTTACATAGTTCTATACACACGCTCACCAGGCGACATTGAGCACCGCGCAGGGCATCAAGGCCCGGAACGTGTATGTATATGAATTCACTTGGTGGGCAACGCGTTCTCCTCCACCCAAGAAGGAGAGAAGAGCATCTTTCCCGGCGGGAAATGCTTCCGTGCTCGCTTCCTCCGCGCAACAGCTCTCCCTGGAGAATCCCACCCTCCAATCCTTCACTGCCCCGAGTTGCGCGATGGCCGAAGGGTCGACCACCGTGCCCGTTGTGAGACAGACGTCTGCGGAGTGTCGACGGGGCTCCTCACCTTTAACCCAACTTCGTCATCGTCATTACCATGATCCGCTAAAGTCAAGTGGAACCTCTCCGGTACTCCGCGGTTCCCGGCGAGCCGTATCCTTTTCTGACACACTCTGCGAGGCCCGTCAATCCATCAAATCATCGACGGATGACTTTATTAGACCACGGGCATCCGTTGAAACCGATGGATCCTATTGGCAGTCCGCTCCCTTGGCGCTGGCCCTAGTGCCTGCCATCGGCGgcattttcttccagaacgGGAGTGCAGTCCTTACAGACGTAACGCTGATATGTCTTGCCGGTGTATTCCTCAACTGGTCTGTGCGTCTACCATGGTAAGAATAACCAACTGACCGACAATCTCATTCTCTCGTAGAATAGCTAACTTGGCCGTAGGGATTGGTATCATGCTGCGCAGGAATCTACGCGCAGACCTCCACCAGACGAGGTCTTTGATTCGGAAGACAGGCCGAATGGCGAAGCTAGCCGAAGCGATCAAGAAACCGCATTGGCGAAAGACACTCAGACGGACGATTCTCAGAAGCAACCCCACGGAGCTGGCATGGGCTCTAAAGCAAGCCGGGAGCTTCATTTTCATGAAATGATTGCTCTTGCATCATGTTTTATCTTCCCTGCCTTTGGAACCTTGCTTCTTCATGCTATTAGATCGAAACTGTCACGGCCGTCTGAAGGTCTTATTTCGAATTACAATCTTACAATCTTTTTACTCGCTGCTGAAATCCGACCTTTGTCTCACCTCCTAAAGCTAGTGCAAGCCAGAACTCTCCACCTACGGCGAGCAGTAGAGTCAACGTCTCCAAACCCTGATATGATGGATGCTACAAAAATTGTCGACATTTCTAGGCGTCTCGATGAATTGGAAGCACAAGTTGAAGAGCTGTTGACTCACAAAGGTGAGGATCAGACAGCACAAGAGTCCTCGAGCGAACTTGAACAGAAACTATGCGAGATCGAAGCCCAGGTGCGGAAAGCTATGCAGGTAGATATTGCTGCTTTGAATCGTGCTGTTCGCAAATACGAGAAGCGACTCACGACATCGGCATTGGATACCGATACGCGATTCGACAACATCGAGTCCCAGATCCGCAACATTATGTTTAAAAAATCTCCTAGCCCTAAATCTCAAGGCAACCTTCTCTTGCGCTGGATACGGGTATTGGCCAAGTCCATTCAGCCAATCCTCCTTTTGCCATGGCATGTCTTAAGGAGAATAGTCATGCTTCCAATTTCGGTTACAGCATGGTGGTTTTCTATACTGACGAGAGTCCTGGGCTGGGGTGGATATCCAGAGAACGCAAATGCGAAGGATTCTATTCGGCTGAAACGAATCCGCCGTCAAAATTGGCATTGAGTTATGACGACAGTCGGGAAATTATTGGTATAATTATCAAACAATTGACATATAGTTCTGGTAACGACAAGTATGAAAATCTATACGGAACGAGACCAATGTTCTCCCAAATCACCAAAGAAACTAAGATCTCGGGTTTTGCCTTATCATGTGTTCTATGCATATTTCAAGCTGGCTTATGGAGTCCTCTAGGTTTTGAAAGCATTTGTATATTCATGAAATTCATTCTAATGATGATAATCTTAATGTATTCAATAGCTTTACAAGCAATGAGAAGCAAACATACATAGCCAACAAGTACCCTGTGTATACGGGAACAACAACATTATGGCTTTAAGTTATATGCAATGCCAACATCATGGTTGCTACCAGTCGAAACTCAAAACAAACAACTAATATTCAGGATGTCCACGTCCATTGTCCCAAAAGCAAAAGCGATTGGTTCCATCAGCTGTCCGCCTCGCTTCTCAAGAATGGCTctataacagatctctttctctctgctAACACTCGCctctctttatctttctcGGGTACCGGAATGTCCTTCGAATATATGACGTCTGCGAATATTGCCACAAATGCCTTATTCACTGCTTGACGTCTCGCAATTGAAGAGGTAGCTATGTTAATCGTCGCACTACTGGTGGGAGGCCTTGAATGAGAGACAGGGACATTGTTGTCATCACTACTCGACAACGTGCGGCTGCGCGATCTGAATGGGAATGAGAATGTAATGGATGGACGAGGTAAAATGGGCGCAGCCATTGATATTGAGGGGCTCAAAGGTTCTGTGAGGTCTGTGGAACCACGGTCGAGAGAAGATATAGAGGGTGTTGTTGGAGTAATTGGTGACACGGGTGTTGAAATGGGAGGCGGTACTAATGGCGCAATTTCACTGGAAATGCGGTTAAGCATGAACGTAAGGAATGTAAAAGAGACGCTGTGGGCCGGTGATGAAGCGAGGGCTTCGAGGACTTGGGACTGGGCCTGTTCCGGTGATAAAGAAGCAGACATCGACTTTTCGCGAGAAAAAACTTGACTTTCTACCTCGCTCCATAGCGCCCGAGTAATAAGCCCGTCATATAGAGACCGTAAGAATGCAAGCAGGGTTTCAGCAAGAAGCTCTGCTCGATAACGTGATGGAACCTCAGCAGGGAACTGAGCGAAGAACGGGGCGCCAGTATCTAGTCCCTCGCGGATCAAGCCTAGAAGCTTGTATCGCTCACGGCTGTTCCTCAGTGACCATGTTTCGGGTTCAAACGGCCAACCAGCCCGCTGACAACCCCAGGGACGTGCGTTATTGCCTGTATCATCACCATTACCAATCATACCCCATTCTGCTATGGAACGTTCCGTGAGTTCGGCTACTGCTTCAGTCAACCGGAAAAGTTCGCGGGGAGCAGATGTTCGGATGTTATCGATCTGGTTATTTCCGGACAAATAGGGCGAGAGACTGGCAACGTCTAAACTCCTAATGCCTCCTTCAGGAATTCGAGTGAGCTCCTCCAGTGATAGGCCAAAGCATGACAGTAACCACTTCCCACGAACCGAAACGAAATGATCTCGGCCACTAGAAACACGTAAGACCAGTATGTCTTCAAGTTCAGCTTCACCAGCGTTCAGCTGCCGAACGAAGTTCACGTCAAAGACACAAAGAACAAGTTGTACGTGTGCTGATTCGCCAGGAGGCAATGTATACTCCTTCTGGGAACTTGACGTCTGCGCATGGGCATCCGCAGGCCAATCTACCTTGAGATGGAGCCAGGGGGGAGAAACACGAGAGTCTTCATCAGCAGCCACAGGCCTATACTGGAATGAGAGAGTGGCTGGGACACTACCGGTATTCGCAAGTGTTACGCTCCGCGATATCGGGACATCGTAACGAACTTGTCCAAAGCTGACGGTGTCTCGATCGGCAATCCCGTTCGGGGCGAGTTTGTGGTCTTCGGATACGTTGGCGGGTTGATCAACGACAACTGTAATATCTGGGCGCGCCTCGTTCTCAGCCTTATCTAGCTCTCTAGCAACCTCTTGGTGCACCTTTGCCTTTAAATCTTGAATGACGGCATCGTATGTCAGAATAAAATCGGCATGTATGGGTTTATGGTCCGAAGAAGCAATATCCTGATGTGACCTATAGCAGATCATATTCAGTGAGGCCCCAGAGCCATTTCCTTGGTCGGTATCTGCGACTATATCCTCAACTGTGTCTTCATTCTCATCATACTCCGCTCCATCAAACTCAGGATCATAGTCAAAAAGCACGTTGTCATCTTCCGCCTCTTGATCCAATCCAAGATACTTCATCTCTTCATCCCTTTTCCTCgcatcttcgtcttctttcATCCGTTTCTGGTATTTCAGATAGTCTTCCTTTGTTCGATACAATATTCGATCACACCAACTTGGGCTCCGTTGCTTCTCGCCCGAATCGAACTGCCCAATACGACCAATATCGTATTTGTAAGTGGGCAAAAATTTTATGTCACCTTCTCTCCATGCCTCATAAAATGCTTTCCGGTTCTTTTGTTGGGCACGTAGTTGGTCGTGTGGGAGAAGGGACGCAAGAGTAGTCTCTAGAGAAGCAGGATCCTGACATGTTTCGACGTCATTATCCGCCATTGAAATAGCTTCAGAGGAAAAATTTCCTTCCGAGCGACTAGATTCCTGGGAACATCTAGATTTGCCGCTATCCATGTCACGTTTGGGCAACGGACCGAAGTCATTCTCGGTATGCAAATGGAGGAGTCGTCGCACATCCTCGCCTGGAATGTCTTCCAAACGATAATTCAAGTCACCAAACCAGAAAGCAAACTCCTCATCTCCCAAGGTTTGGCTTGATGTAAAATCtacatcatcgtcatcttcgATAGGATCAAACTGCGTCCGCATCACAATCTGCGAGGCGTCCCAGTTCCTCCTGTCCAAGCTCGCTTTGTCAGCCCCGGCGGAGAGGTGACAGTTTATGAGAACAATACGTGTTGCTCCACCGAGAACTATACGCGTTGCAACCGCTCCTTTGTTGCCCATGTACCCCATCAATCCGGTTCCAACACTTGTAGAACTAACGGAAGAGATACTTGGAGCTATTGATTGAGAGGCATAAACCAACAGGAGCAAGCCAGTGAGCTGCTGTGAGGATATGAGCGTATAACCGGAAGGGAGCGCCTTGTGGATCGCTTCTTTCCACTTATTTGCTGGGGCTGGATCCACGTATGGTCTCAGCGTCTCGGCCGGAGACGAAAGATCAACAATTTCCTGCAATCCTAACACAAAAATATCAATGTCTTCATCGCCAGGTTGAGCAGCTCGATCGTTAACAGTCGCGTTCCGGCTGGGTCCTTGCAGTGAAGGTGGCTTTCCTGCGCACCGTTCATTACTTCTATTCTCATCGTTAGCAAGGGAGGCTCCATCGGCATGTCCCAGCTCAACATTCTGAGGTGCATCCTCGCCAACGGACTTGTCCGTCCTTCCGGGAGGCCCCGCAAACCACCTCCCAAGATCTTCCTCCGTTCCCGGCAGTGCCGCAACGTTCCATGATCCTATTCTCACCTTGACCGTTCGTTGGCGGATATATTCCGCTCTTCTGGCGTGTACTGCTCGGGACAATGTGTTGAGGTTGGACGCTCCTTGAGCACCGTTTCCCTCGTCCGGCTGGACCGGGAATGCGCCTGGGGCTTCGCGAAGGGCGGTGGGCGTGGAGGACTCGTGGATCGACATATTTCACTGGAGTATAGCGTCGCGAATGGAAGCGTGCTCTATTTGTAGCATTGTGCGAGTGTTAACTTATAAGGTGTTTTCAACGGGTGTCTGGCCGGTCAGGTGGTCGCGGCGCAGCTCTGTTCTGCTGCAAGGCTCCAGCGATGGCGAGAGTCAAAAGGTATCGTATGGGGAATTTGTAGACATTGGACATTCCACCAAATGGGATGGACAGACCAGGTTCCATTGGCTTGGCCATCAATTAGATCTGTGTTGGAACGCACCGGTATTCATGGCTGTGTGTTGATCCTCCTTGTCGACGTTGAGGGGAAACGATGACGCTGACGTCCGTGGGCCAGGCGCGTGGTTAAGTAGTTAGTTGGGTGCTTAACTAACTacatactctgtacggagtagactaGTAAAATTGGGGCAATCTCACATCATCAACACGAtcaaagtacggagtatagaaCGGTTCCCTTCATCTATGCTTCTCTTTGGTTGAAGCGGAAGATATCGAGAAATATTTGTGGATTTTTAATGAGATCGCCTGGAGATGATTCGTCTTTGAGCTCCCATTCACCGTTGAGTACTTTTGCGCATCGCAACCCGCAGCAACACACCTGACATCAGCAAACTTCTCTACCCCCTCGGTAAACAACCTCCAACCTTCGGATTACAAATTAGATATACAAAAAACTAACGTCTTCAAGGGAATCAATGATCGCCCATGGCTACTAATTCCCTAGCTGTTTCGCCGCCCACCCGATCCAATGAGGAGCTCAACGTCACCGTTGTGCGCCGATACAATCCCTCGATATCCACAATCCTGTCGCTTGCTCAGTTTGCCGTGG is a genomic window of Coccidioides posadasii str. Silveira chromosome 3, complete sequence containing:
- the STE3 gene encoding a-factor receptor (EggNog:ENOG410PJEA~COG:T~TransMembrane:7 (o15-34i41-63o83-105i126-147o176-197i218-241o279-296i)~BUSCO:8774at33183), with translation MSEIQPSLERSPEGVALSVFAFLSILVCFPPLLWHSRNKNFPAVCLTVWLIVQNIFNFINPLVWPTDDIPSWWDGRGYCDIQAKLITGAGVGIAGPLACIFRSLAKVLDTEHATIMPSKGEKRRTLAFDISFCVIIPAFVMAIHYIVQERRYFIYAIVGCMPSYISSWPSIIVNHMWAPLVLTVAVVYAVIVVYRLIKYKREFNYIISVSSSTNKSRFMRLFILSMVLLLGSYPVQIYVLFFNITGFGPLLPFSWAEVHGPEWQVIEKYPMGGKVFFDRWIHVTAGFLLFAFFGFGKDATLMYRSFLLKLGLGRLFPGLQHPHIMGSGHGSSRSKGGSLGSRTRIIFRGKSEDTTTMSTVSKPDESSSMSIGPFISSDSGRRSPSFSLNKPASSHLARTTPNENHSTEPYLSDIGNILQVSPPRPSPQPGTVDVRTSFPVSPRRGDDMV
- a CDS encoding uncharacterized protein (EggNog:ENOG410PJ17~COG:S~TransMembrane:4 (o86-104i111-129o202-222i412-431o)~BUSCO:11619at33183) — translated: MAEGSTTVPVVRQTSAECRRGSSPLTQLRHRHYHDPLKSSGTSPVLRGSRRAVSFSDTLCEARQSIKSSTDDFIRPRASVETDGSYWQSAPLALALVPAIGGIFFQNGSAVLTDVTLICLAGVFLNWSVRLPWDWYHAAQESTRRPPPDEVFDSEDRPNGEASRSDQETALAKDTQTDDSQKQPHGAGMGSKASRELHFHEMIALASCFIFPAFGTLLLHAIRSKLSRPSEGLISNYNLTIFLLAAEIRPLSHLLKLVQARTLHLRRAVESTSPNPDMMDATKIVDISRRLDELEAQVEELLTHKGEDQTAQESSSELEQKLCEIEAQVRKAMQVDIAALNRAVRKYEKRLTTSALDTDTRFDNIESQIRNIMFKKSPSPKSQGNLLLRWIRVLAKSIQPILLLPWHVLRRIVMLPISVTAWWFSILTRVLGWGGYPENANAKDSIRLKRIRRQNWH
- a CDS encoding uncharacterized protein (EggNog:ENOG410QDDJ~COG:U~BUSCO:1303at33183), yielding MSIHESSTPTALREAPGAFPVQPDEGNGAQGASNLNTLSRAVHARRAEYIRQRTVKVRIGSWNVAALPGTEEDLGRWFAGPPGRTDKSVGEDAPQNVELGHADGASLANDENRSNERCAGKPPSLQGPSRNATVNDRAAQPGDEDIDIFVLGLQEIVDLSSPAETLRPYVDPAPANKWKEAIHKALPSGYTLISSQQLTGLLLLVYASQSIAPSISSVSSTSVGTGLMGYMGNKGAVATRIVLGGATRIVLINCHLSAGADKASLDRRNWDASQIVMRTQFDPIEDDDDVDFTSSQTLGDEEFAFWFGDLNYRLEDIPGEDVRRLLHLHTENDFGPLPKRDMDSGKSRCSQESSRSEGNFSSEAISMADNDVETCQDPASLETTLASLLPHDQLRAQQKNRKAFYEAWREGDIKFLPTYKYDIGRIGQFDSGEKQRSPSWCDRILYRTKEDYLKYQKRMKEDEDARKRDEEMKYLGLDQEAEDDNVLFDYDPEFDGAEYDENEDTVEDIVADTDQGNGSGASLNMICYRSHQDIASSDHKPIHADFILTYDAVIQDLKAKVHQEVARELDKAENEARPDITVVVDQPANVSEDHKLAPNGIADRDTVSFGQVRYDVPISRSVTLANTGSVPATLSFQYRPVAADEDSRVSPPWLHLKVDWPADAHAQTSSSQKEYTLPPGESAHVQLVLCVFDVNFVRQLNAGEAELEDILVLRVSSGRDHFVSVRGKWLLSCFGLSLEELTRIPEGGIRSLDVASLSPYLSGNNQIDNIRTSAPRELFRLTEAVAELTERSIAEWGMIGNGDDTGNNARPWGCQRAGWPFEPETWSLRNSRERYKLLGLIREGLDTGAPFFAQFPAEVPSRYRAELLAETLLAFLRSLYDGLITRALWSEVESQVFSREKSMSASLSPEQAQSQVLEALASSPAHSVSFTFLTFMLNRISSEIAPLVPPPISTPVSPITPTTPSISSLDRGSTDLTEPLSPSISMAAPILPRPSITFSFPFRSRSRTLSSSDDNNVPVSHSRPPTSSATINIATSSIARRQAVNKAFVAIFADVIYSKDIPVPEKDKERRVLAERKRSVIEPFLRSEADS